In the Arachis ipaensis cultivar K30076 chromosome B04, Araip1.1, whole genome shotgun sequence genome, TATAATAATACGTACCTGCAACAAGACCCGAGTCATATGTGTAGACATCACCTCTGACCTGAACATATTAATATTAACTCTCATTACTTGGTATAGCATCGGAATTCAGAATATTAGAGGCTAAAGGCAGATTTAAATTTCATACATTGGGTtcccaaataaaaaatataggtaCATTTTTCTAATAGCAAAGTGAACAAATGAAAATTTTCATCTCATCTCATTAAATCATTTCATTAACTGAATTAATGTAAAAAAATTCATGCCGGCATCAAGGAAGCATTAGTGAAAAGTATGCATTAAAATCACATAAAACATTGACAAATGGAATGTAAACATTGCATTGACTGCAACGATAGCAAGCAGCCATAATGAATCAAATGATGCATATAAGTTGGCACTAGTTGAGCATGTTCAAACTTGAAACACCagttacattaaaaaaaaaaaagaaaaatactcgATGTCTAAGCTGAGGTTTCAACAAATACAACAAACATATAGCTATTACTAAGTAGTGGAATTTCACACTAAGAAGAATAGTGGCAAACCATATGGTGGTAGTGTCCAATTACAGCCAATACCACTATACGTTAATGCATCATCTGTTATCTGAAAGCTCATCAAAATTCACAGCACTGAGTTAACATACAAATGAAACCTAGAAAAAAGTTATGATACCTTGATAGTCTCACTTAAATCTCCAAAACCGTGGAAGCTGTGCAGGGGGCAGAACTACTAGCGGGCAGCTACTCCAAGAGCACAAATTGTAATAATCTCATTAAAATCatatttctttatttctcaagAAGTTATCAATTAAGAGTCTCATATATAAATACTCTCTGAAGTACCTAATCATATCACTCTGCATCACAAGCATGTTGCAGAGTAGTTTATTACAATTCAAAAATCACAGAAAATATACACATGGTCATTGGTTAAAAATGGACTTACCTCTAGATCTTGAATCTGCTCAATGCGTGGGTCCTCAATTCAAAACTAATCCAAATTCAAAACTTGTTAATTTCCCAGCCTTTGAACACCTTTTGATGCGCCCATTGAAACTGCCTTAGCAGACTCAAATGATTCTAAGCACAAATATTGCatgggaaagaaaataaacataagAATACTCATGTTAATCATTAACCCTGAGCAACAAAGTGGATTAAGAATGAGCTATGATACAAAACCCTACCTTGAAGGCCTCCATATGGTTTCAACTTCTCAAGAACTAAAGCTAGAATTGGTCCATGAATGTCCAAAACTTACTGTCATTGCAGCAGAGGCTGGCTTCAGAAGTTGTGCAGCTTCAGCAAAACTGCTTTGCACAGAAAGTTGCCTAGATAACCAATCAAAAAGTTCTTTACGCCCCTTCCGCACCAAGTTTAGAATCCGTCAAAGCAATTGTAATATAAGGAACCTACAATAGTAGCATACTCAGAGGATAGACACAAGACAGAAGAATCACTTAAAAAAAGATTGAAACAGACCATTTTATCAAATTGAACTCCTCCCAAGTCAAATTGAAGTGTAGTCTTACAACTGTTTGAGAGTGGAATTACTTTCTTGACCTCCAAGCCTCTGAACAGCATGGACAAAGGAGAGATGAAGATTAGGAGTCCAACGAAGCCTTAGCATCTTTGATCTCACATATTGTCTCACaccactccctctcttcccttctcTTGATGCTGTGCTGCTGCTACTTGGGTTTGCTGAATTTCCTTCTTCATTgttatcctcctcctcctcctttgctTCATTATTATTCTCTTCTTCCAATTCCTCATCATCACTCATAGCCGCTCCTTCATTCATGTCAAATGAATTTTCCTCACCCTCATTATCATTACTACTCTTGCCGCCACTTCCTTCTTTGACATATCAGTAGCTGAGCACTACCACAGCTACAGCAGAACAGAACCAAATGTCAAGAagtttagagaaaaaaaaatcctaaaccaCGGATCATATTAgaacaaaaaatagaaatttagaaaaataaaaaaatgaagaaccaagaaaatcaaattcaaaaatcaaataatcagaTCAAGgaaaaaattgacaaaataatttACCACGGCATTGTGAACGTTGAACATGGCTGACGGAGGTGCGACGAGTGAGGGAGATGGAGACGGCGGCGCGACGACTTCAGAGAGGGAGACGGCAACGCGACGGGTGCTGAACCACGGAGGGAGGAGCGGTGATTGAGGGTTTGCGAAATAGAGTGAGCAACGATTGAGGTTCCGAATCCAACAAGGGTTTGCGAGACAGAGACCACTGAGAGAGTAGGAGGGCACGCCGGGACAGAGACCACTGATGGTGCGTGGACGGAGCAGCGCCGATGGAGGGTTCCAAATCTAACGAGGGTTGCGTCGATGGTGCGACGGTTGGGTGCGAGAGACCGTCGAGAAACAGCTGGGCGCGAGAGATCGTTGATGGTGCGGGATTGGGTGCGACAGAGAGAGGGATGGGTGTGAGGGCTAGATGAAGGGCTGGGTGTGAGGGTTAGATAAACATGACGGCGAGCTGTGTGGTGCGACGGTCTTGGCGATAGGCAGTGATGAACTTAGTGCGATGGCTTGCTGGGTGCGACGCCTTGCTTTTAGGTTATCTTCTAGGTTAAAAATGAATCTGGAAATAAAAGTGAAGTGTATGAGCAGTTACAACTTCTATAGGTTAAAAGTTAACTTAGAAAAAAGTGAAGTGTGTAAAAAATAGGGTGGCACTCTATCGGTACGTTTTTGTAGGGTGCCTATATAAACACAGTATATGGGCACGCTTAAAAAATGTGACTGTTAGAAAAAAATTAGTCACGTTTTTAAAGCGTGTCGATTTCTCTCTATGGGTACGCTTTACAAGCGTGGCAATAagaaagcgtggccaaattttAAATAAGTGGCCACCCTCGTAAAAGTGTGCCGATTTTCCTCTATgaccacgctttttaagcgtggcaaaaaaaagtgtggccaaatcacaaatcagtggccacTCTCGTAAAAGCGTACCCATAGACCActtttgggcacgctttaaaagcgtggcaaaaaaaagtgtgccgacagaccttttttcttgtagtgagtaaACTAATAAAATCGGTCAAATTCGGTGAAGACCGATCCAATCGAAccgtttagaatttaaaatattttgaaaatgtttgagGTAGGGTTCAAACCCCTGTCCTCATCCTCAATAAGAGAAATGTCCTTCACAATCATCACCAGACTATCATGTTTCTTCTTAATATATATGAAAATTATAACACATATAGATATTTTTCATCAAATAGTTTATTTCTATTTAATAGATTTTAATTTAGGTTTCGGTTAGATCACCGATTCAATTTTGACAACTATACcaaaaactaaattttaaaaaataaataatatttttcttcatCATCAATATATAAATCGTGTTAGGATATTGTATTTTACAAAAAAAACACATAAATCGTGAATGATTCAGTaacaaatataaatacatataaattATGCTAGGCCAATAAATTTTTTAAAGTTGTAAATAAAATCCACTAGTCTAACATGATTTATAAATAGAGGCAAGCATTATCCAATACTCTATTACGATTTATGTACAAATAACTTCATACTTATTAACACATCAAATATTAtctgataaaaataaaatgaattataaaattttaagttATATATGATATtcctataaaaaataatatttataaatttataataatgaaaaatcaaacaATAATAATAAGTTTNNNNNNNNNNNNNNNNNNNNNNNNNNNNNNNNNNNNNNNNNNNNNNNNNNNNNNNNNNNNNNNNNNNNNNNNNNNNNNNNNNNNNNNNNNNNNNNNNNNNNNNNNNNNNNNNNNNNNNNNNNNNNNNNNNNNNNNNNNNNNNNNNNNNNNNNNNNNNNNNNNNNNNNNNNNNNNNNNNNNNNNNNNNNNNNNNNNNNNNNNNNNNNNNNNNNNNNNNNNNNNNNNNNNNNNNNNNNNNNNNNNNNNNNNNNNNNNNNNNNNNNNNNNNNNNNNNNNNNNNNNNNNNNNNNNNNNNNNNNNNNNNNNNNNNNNNNNNNNNNNNNNNNNNNNNNNNNNNaatcataatttattttatgCAAAAAAAGTAAAAACTGTATAAAAATTACGATACCTAATAATGTGTTGCATTTCTAGACAGaattaatagaaaaaattattatatttttcgcaATCTAAAAGTTGAAAAATATTATCCTTATCTAATTGATTTCTCAAATATATATATACGATCAtacttgtaaaataaaataaaaataaatatatgattaATAGTTACTTAGTTATCATAACTAAATTAAGAGTGTTTTGAAAATAATCAATCTGTAATTAGAAacgaaaatttattttaaaatttaaatttgtgtaaaacatgataaataatatATTGAAATAAAAAGAGTAATAAAATGCTATGAAAGAAATTGCAGCACTTTAAAGTTTAAACTTTAAACTAATGAGACTCTTGTATCTTATAAAAGTAGGAAAAGAATTCTTTATTTTTGTGTCGTCAGTCGTCACTGTTGAGTGTTCTATATGTATACATGTCACTGAATGAAAATAGCCCACTATTTTGGTAAAATAAATTGAGTCTCATAATCTTTAAAcatattctttaatttttatatcaCAGAATATTTTGCTCATTTTATTATTAAAGTTGACTTTTGATTTTATATACAAAGAGATATGGATGATCAAATAATTATTATGCATGCATCCGTGTAAAAAAAAGGTAATGTCTTTTTCATCATTGGCAGCAAGGCGTAAATTCTTTACATTATATTGATAgggatataattatttatataattttttattaatttaatttaaaaaaaataattttatgatataataataaaagttatatgattaaaaaaat is a window encoding:
- the LOC107638134 gene encoding protein PHOSPHATE STARVATION RESPONSE 1-like — translated: MNEGAAMSDDEELEEENNNEAKEEEEDNNEEGNSANPSSSSTASREGKRGSGVRQYVRSKMLRLRWTPNLHLSFVHAVQRLGGQESNSTLKQFFAEAAQLLKPASAAMTVSFGHSWTNSSFSS